DNA from Triticum aestivum cultivar Chinese Spring chromosome 7D, IWGSC CS RefSeq v2.1, whole genome shotgun sequence:
CGTGGCGGTAGTAGCTGGTGTCAAAGGTCTTGAAGCTCCCAGGGTCCATCTCCGACAGCATAGTACGGTCGTCAAGGCTCTTGCACTTGAGCCTCAGCTTGTCGGCGTACTCGCTGTCCAGAGACGGGTCGACGAGGCCATAGGCACCGTTCTCGCCGGTGCCGTTGTAGAGCCGGTCGGCGAAGGACGGGCAGTGTGCCGTGCCGAGCGTGTGGGCGCCGGAGAGGACGACGAGGTCCTTGAGGTCGAGGCCCTTGGAAGCGAAGATCTTGGCTAGCAGAGGGACGTCGCCGGAGGTGGGGGGCAGCTCGTTGCTGGCCTCTGTGGCACTGGACACCCTGCCGTCTCTCCTTCCCAACGCCACCGGCCAGAAAGGGCCGTTGGCGAGCACGACGGCGTCGCGGGACATGAGGGTGAGcacgtcggcgcaggagacgatgCCCGGGCACGCGGCCTCGAGCTTGGCCTTCACCCGCTCCACGGAGCTGAACCCTCGTAGGCTCTTGTTTGGTTTGGCGTCCTTCTCCGCCACGTTGTCGTCGGTGGACTCGAGCAGGACTGAGGCGTCACAACCCTGCAATTTATTTTGCGTTGCATGCATGGAAATATAAGTATACACTGATGCAATTTCGCGTCGCATGCATGTTTCTTAGTGTTCGTGTGCATAATGTAGGTTTGTACGTGAGACAGGACAAGTGCTCAACGACGACTTACCctgacgaagcagtcgtggaaaTGGAGCCGGAGCAGCGGGGCGGCGAGGCTGGGCGCGGCGCCGATGATCTTGGCCATCTCCTCGAGGACGATCTTCTCGGCGTCCGGGCATGTCTTGCTGTAGAAGCCGATCTCCAGCTGAGCCACCGCTGCCGAGCTTGCTGCAAGAACCAGGAGGGCCAGAGGGAGCAGCAAAGACCTGATCGCCATGGACCTTAGCTGATAGAATTAAACACGAGTTACTATGTGGCTGCAGACAAGAATGTTTTGGCACTAGTAGTTGAG
Protein-coding regions in this window:
- the LOC123169075 gene encoding peroxidase 1, with translation MAIRSLLLPLALLVLAASSAAVAQLEIGFYSKTCPDAEKIVLEEMAKIIGAAPSLAAPLLRLHFHDCFVRGCDASVLLESTDDNVAEKDAKPNKSLRGFSSVERVKAKLEAACPGIVSCADVLTLMSRDAVVLANGPFWPVALGRRDGRVSSATEASNELPPTSGDVPLLAKIFASKGLDLKDLVVLSGAHTLGTAHCPSFADRLYNGTGENGAYGLVDPSLDSEYADKLRLKCKSLDDRTMLSEMDPGSFKTFDTSYYRHVAKRRGLFRSDAALLFDATTKDYVQRIATGKFDGEFFRDFSESMIKMGDVGVLTGAEGEIRKKCYAPN